A segment of the Streptococcus dysgalactiae subsp. dysgalactiae genome:
GTGCTGCAGAAATCGAAGCGGATGCTATTTTAATGGCTAAAAATGGTGTTGATGGGGTTTACAATGCTGATCCGAGAAAAGATGCTAACGCTGTTAAGTTTGACGAATTGACACACGGTGAAGTGATTAAGCGCGGACTCAAAATCATGGATGCTACAGCATCGACCTTATCAATGGATAATGACATTGATTTAGTTGTTTTCAACATGAACGAAGCTGGCAACATTAAACGTGTTGTTTTTGGAGAGCATATTGGGACAACAGTATCAAATAAAGCCTGTGAGTAACAGTAAAAAAGAAAGAGAGTAAAAAAACATGGCAAATGCAATCATTGAAACTGCAAAAGAACGTTTTGCACAGTCTCACCATTCCCTATCACGCGAGTACGCTAGCATTCGTGCTGGTCGTGCCAATGCTAGTCTTTTGGATCGTATCCAAGTTGACTATTATGGGGCGCCCACTCCGTTGAATCAATTAGCCTCAATCACAGTGCCAGAAGCACGTGTCTTATTGATTTCCCCTTTTGATAAATCATCTATCAAGGATATTGAACGTGCGCTTAATGCATCAGACCTAGGCATCACACCAGCTAATGATGGTTCAGTGATTCGCTTGGTTATTCCAGCTTTAACAGAAGAAACACGTAAAGAGTTGGCCAAAGAAGTGAAAAAAGTTGGTGAAAATGCAAAAATTTCAATCCGTAACATTCGTCGCGATGCTATGGATGATGCTAAAAAGCAAGAAAAAGCAAAAGAAATCACTGAAGATGAGCTTAAAACATTGGAAAAAGATATCCAAAAAGCAACCGATGATGCTATCAAAGAAATCGACCGCATGACGGCTGAGAAAGAAAAAGAGTTACTTTCAGTTTAATGCTTAAAGCTACCCAACACGACGTGTAGTAGCCTCATACAGATAAAGAAAGGTAGGCGACAATTCCAGAAGCGTTTGTTTTTGACTTGTCCCTATTTTTTAAAGAAAGATAAAAGATATGAATGATTTACTAGCAACAGTAATTACTGGGCTTATTAGAGAAGAAAACGCTAATGACTATTTTATCCAAAAGGAAGGATTAACCTTTGCCTTGTCTAAAGGAGAAGGTGAACGCCAGATTGGTGATATGGTCACAGGGTTTGTCTACAAAGACATGAAGCAAAAGGCACGCCTCACAACCAAGGAAATCAGTTCAACTAGAACAAGCTATGGTTGGGGAGAGGTGACAGAAGTCCGCCGAGATTTAGGTGTCTTTGTCGACACAGGAATCCCAAATAAGGAAATTGTGGTCTCTTTGGACGTGTTGCCTGAAATGAAAGAACTATGGCCTAAAAAAGGGGACAAACTCTACATTCGCTTAGAAGTGGATAAAAAAGATCGTATTTGGGGAATTCCAGCAGAGCCTGAGGTCTTTCAAAAAATGGCCAGTCCTGCATACAATAATATGCAAAATCAACATTGGCCAGCAATTGTTTACCGCCTAAAATTAACAGGAACTTTTGTTTACCTGCCTGAAAACAATATGTTAGGATTTATTCACCCAAGTGAACGCTACGCAGAACCGCGCCTAGGTCAGGTTTTAGATGCCCGTGTGATTGGGTTTAGGGAGGTCGATCGTACCTTGAATTTATCGTTGAAACCACGTTCTTTTGAGATGTTGGAGAATGACGCTCAGATGATTCTCACCTATCTTGAATCGAATGGAGGCTTCATGACCTTAAATGATAAATCAAGTCCGGAGGATATTAAAGCAACCTTTGGTATTTCAAAAGGCCAGTTTAAAAAAGCCTTGGGTGGATTGATGAAAGCTAAACGCATTAAACAAGATGCTACAGGAACTGAATTAATAGGATAAAAATGCTTTGCCACTGGCAAAGTTTTTTGTTACAATGAAATCCATTAACGGAAGAAAAGGGGACATAGAGAATGGAAAGAGCTATTTTTGCAGGAGGTTGTTTCTGGTGTATGGTGCAACCTTTTGAGGAACAAGCAGGAATTTTGTCAGTCAGAAGTGGTTATACGGGTGGTCATCTCCCAAATCCTAGCTATGAACAAGTTTGTACCAAAACAACAGGCCACACAGAAGCAGTTGAAATTATTTTTGACCCTGAAGAGATCAGCTATGAGGAATTAGTTGAATTGTATTGGGCCCAGACGGACCCAACAGATGCCTTTGGGCAATTTGAAGATCGAGGGGACAACTACCGTCCTGTCATTTACTATACAACAGAAAAACAAAAAGAAATTGCAGAGCAATCCAAAGCCAACTTGCAAGCTTCAGGACGTTTTGACCAACCAATTGTTACCACTATTGAACCAGCTGAGCCATTTTACTTAGCTGAAGATTACCATCAAGGTTTCTATAAGAAGAATCCTCAGCGATATGCACAAAGCAGTGCTATTCGTCATCAGTTTTTAGAGGAGAACTGGTCATGAGAAAATCATTTTACAGTTGGTTGATGACACAACGTAACCCTAAATCAAATGAACCGTTAGCGATTTTAGCAGATTTGGTGTTTGACGACACCACTTTTCCCAAGCATACAAACGATTTTGAAACTATTAGTCGCTACCTAGAAGATCAAGCTGGCTTTTCCTTTAATTTAGGAGAATTTGACCATATTTGGGAAGTTTATTTGGCTCACTAATATTGCCGTAGTAGCAGGATAAAAAAGAAATGTTACAAAATGACATCACTTTCTTTCAAAAAAATGACAAGCTACTTTTTTTCTTAAAAATATGCTATGATGTAAGATAGAAAAAAAGAAAAGGGAAGTCTACCTAGATGATTATTAATAAAAAAAGCTTATTTGTGACAACCGTAGCTTTGTCCTTGGTGCCTTTTGCAACGACTGAAGCGCAAGAGTGGACACCACGTTCTGTTGCAGAGATTAAGTCAGAACTTATTTTGACAGACAATGTGCTGACATATACCGTAAAATATGGAGATACATTAAGCACTATTGCTGAAGCAATGAACATTGATGTTAACGTTCTAGGAAGAATTAATAATATTGCTAATATTGATTTAATCTTCCCGGATACTATTCTAACAGCAACTTACAATTACCAAAAACAAGCGACTACCTTAACTGTTCAAGCTCCATCAAGCCAAGCATATCTTGGGGATGCCAACGCGAACTTGGCGACTGACCAAGTAACCGTTCAAGATCAAACTACTGGTGCAACAGCTTCTGTAACAGCTCCTTCAGCAATGACAGGTGCAGTGGCAGCAACTCCAGTAGTTCCAACAGTTCCGTCAGCACCAGCAGCACCTACGGTAGTGGCACCAGCAGCTGAAGCGCCAGCGCCAGTTCCAACTGAAGTCATCGCTGAAGCGCCAGTTGCTCCGGCAGTGCCAGAAGCTCAACCGGCAGAAGTTGTTGCTGAGCCTGTAACTGAAGAGCCTACAGTTGTAACAAATCCAAAAGTGACAGTTGAAGAGAAAGTCCCAGCTACTCCTGAAACAGTTGTTGAGCCTGTAACACCAGTTGTTCCTGTTGAAGAAACACCAGCAGCAGAAGTAGCTGCTCCAGCTGAACCTGTAGCTGACCCAACAACGATTGCGACTTCAAATGGCCTTTCATATGCACCAAATCATGCTTACAATCCAATGAATGCAGGTCTTCAACCAAAGACAGCTGCCTTCAAAGAAGAAGTTGCCTCAGCTTATGGAATCACATCATTTAGTGGGTACCGTCCAGGTGATCCAGGGGATCATGGTAAAGGATTAGCCATTGACTTTATGGTACCTGAAAGCTCTACGCTTGGTGATCAAGTTGCGCAACATGCTATCAACAACATGGCAAGTCGAGACATTTCTTATGTAATTTGGAAGCAACAATTTTATGCTCCATTCAATAGCATTTATGGACCAGCGAATACTTGGAACCCAATGCCAGACCGTGGTAGCGTGACAGAAAATCACTATGACCATGTCCACGTTTCTTTTAACGGTTAAAAAGACATTACTGAAACCTTACGTCTAGACGTGAGGTTTTCTTTTTTAGAAAATAATAGCCTGAGTTGTTTCTTTTAACATGTGAAAAGATTTTTGTATCCGCTTTCTTTTTTTAGACAGTTTTCTGATAGTGTCCAAATGCCTACCTTTTTATTAGCAGAAGTTGTTAATAAGGAGTAAAATAAACATTATTAATCCTATATGATGATAAAAGTAAGGAAAACCGAGCAAGTTGGTAACAAGGCTATAGGTTTTTTAACTGTTTGAGAATTCATATATGTCTAGTTGAGATAAAAGGAGGTCTTGAAATGTATTATACTAGTGGTAATTATGAAGCTTTTGCGACACCTCGAAAACCGGAAGGTGTGGATCAGAAGTCGGCTTATATTGTTGGTACTGGCTTAGCTGGTTTAGCAGCAGCTGTTTTCCTTATTCGCGATGGGCATATGGCTGGGGAACGCATTCATCTCTTTGAAGAATTGCCGTTAGCAGGTGGATCGCTAGACGGTATAGAAAAACCTCACCTTGGCTTTGTGACTCGGGGTGGTCGTGAGATGGAAAATCATTTTGAGTGTATGTGGGATATGTATCGGTCTATTCCCTCGCTGGAAATTCCTGGTGCTTCCTATTTAGATGAATTTTATTGGCTGGATAAGGATGATCCTAACTCATCCAATTGTCGCCTCATTCATAAGAGAGGTAATCGTGTGGATGATGACGGCCAGTATACGCTCGGTAAGCAGTCGAAAGAATTAATCAATTTAATCATGAAGACAGAAGAATCTCTAGGAGACCAAACCATTGAAGAGTTCTTCTCAGAAGATTTCTTTAAGAGTAATTTTTGGATCTATTGGGCAACCATGTTCGCTTTTGAAAAATGGCATTCTGCTGTAGAAATGCGGCGCTATGCTATGAGGTTTATCCACCATATTGATGGTTTGCCAGATTTCACCTCCCTCAAGTTCAACAAATATAACCAATATGATTCTATGGTCAAACCGATTATTGCTTACCTAGAATCACACGGTGTTGATATCCAATTTGATACTAAAGTCACCGATATTCAGGTGGAACAAACAGCTGGTAAAAAGGTAGCGAAAACCATTCACATGACTGTTGCTGGAGAAGCTAAAACCGTTCCCCTCACCCAAAATGATTTGGTTTTTGTGACCAATGGTTCCATTACAGAAAGCACTACCTATGGTAGCCACCAAGAAGTCGCTAAACCAACCAAAGCTTTAGGTGGTTCTTGGAATTTATGGGAAAATCTAGCTGCTCAATCAAACGATTTTGGACATCCGAAAGTATTTTACAAGGACTTACCTGCTGAAAGCTGGTTTGTATCTGCCACAGCAACCATAAAACACCCAGCTATCGAGCCTTATATTGAACGTTTGACTCACCGTGATTTGCACGATGGTAAAGTGAACACTGGTGGGATTATCACTATTACAGATTCCAACTGGATGATGAGCTTTGCTATTCACCGTCAACCTCATTTTAAAGAACAAAAAGATAATGAAACCACTGTCTGGATTTATGGTCTTTATTCCAATATTGAGGGAGATTACATTCACAAGAAAATTGAGGACTGTACGGGTCAGGAAATCACAGAAGAATGGTTGTACCATCTTGGGGTACCTGTGGATAAAATCAAGGATTTAGCTAGTCAGGACTATATCAATACAGTTCCTGTTTACATGCCTTATATTACGAGTTACTTTATGCCTCGTGTTAAGGGAGATCGCCCGAAAGTTATCCCAGATGGTTCAGTCAACTTGGCCTTTATTGGTAACTTTGCAGAATCTCCATCTCGAGATACCGTCTTTACGACTGAATATTCTATTCGTACTGCCATGGAAGCGGTGTATAGCCTCTTGAATGTGGAACGCGGGGTTCCAGAAGTCTTTAATTCAGCCTATGACATTCGTGAATTGCTCAAAGCTTTCTATTACCTTAACGATAAAAAAGCAATCAAGGATATGGATTTACCAATTCCAGGATTGATTGAAAAAATCGGTCGTAAGAAACTTAAAGGCACTTTTATCGAAGAATTGCTTCAAGAGGCTCATCTGATGTAAGAATGACCACAACCTCAACAGCTGATAAGGGAATCTTATCAGCTGTTTTTTTGATGGGGAGTTTAGAAGTTGACAAGGAGAAATCTATTTTAAAACCAACATTGGTCCCTAAAATTTGTTATAATGTAAGCAATAAAGACGAAAGAAAGAGGGACTCTATTTGCAAGAGTATTCTGTTGATATTACGTTAACGCATCCTGATGATGTTTTGGCATTATTTGGGAGTAATGAACGCCATTTGAAATTGATTGAAGATCACTTGGGTGTTATTATTCATGCCAGAACTGAGCGCATCCAAATCATTAGCGATGATGAGGAGGCTGTAGCATTAGCTCAGCTAACCATTCAAGCCTTATTAATCTTAGTTGCGCGTGGTATGGTGGTTAACACGTCAGATGTTGTGACAGCTTTGTCTATGGCGGAATCAGATAAAATTGACCAATTTGTGGCCTTATACGAAGAAGAAATCATTAAAGATAACTATGGTAAGCCAATACGAGTTAAAACATTAGGACAAAAAGCCTATGTGGATAGTGTTAAACGTCATGATGTGGTTTTTGGTATAGGGCCAGCAGGAACAGGAAAAACCTTCCTAGCTGTTACGCTAGCAGTCACTGCTCTGAAAAGAGGGCAAGTCAAACGCATTATTTTGACACGACCGGCGGTAGAAGCTGGTGAAAGTCTAGGTTTTTTACCAGGAGACTTGAAAGAGAAAGTAGATCCTTATCTTAGACCTGTTTACGATGCTCTTTACCAAATTTTAGGTAAGGAACAAACCACACGCTTAATGGAACGAGAAGTGATTGAGATTGCTCCGTTAGCTTATATGCGGGGTCGTACTCTGGATGATGCATTTGTTATCTTAGATGAGGCTCAAAACACGACTATTATGCAAATGAAGATGTTTTTGACCCGTCTTGGTTTTAATTCAAAAATGATTGTCAATGGTGACACGAGTCAGATTGACCTCCCTCGGAATGTCAAGTCTGGCTTGATTGATGCCACACAGAAATTACAAAGCATTAAACAGATTGATTTTGTCTATTTCTCTGCTAAAGATGTTGTGCGTCACCCTGTTGTCGCTGATATTATCAAAGCTTATGAAACATCTTCAGAGGAAACGAAGGACTTAGCAGAGCCTAAGGCTAACAATATCGATGATGACCATCAGTCAGGCCTGACTCAGTATCCAGTGATTGGACAAAATACGAACGATAATTAAAGAGGATACAACACGTTTATTTTGGTATATTCCCGGGGAGGACTCTATGGATGATCTCACAACAGCCATTATAGCAGATGAGGACAATTGTTACTACACCGAAAGAGGCATTGAACCTTTGTACGCTGCTCCTAAAACGGCCAGAATTATTATTGTTGGTCAGGCCCCAGGAATAGTGGCTCAAGAAACCAAGCTGTATTGGAATGATCGTAGTGGCATACGCTTACGAGACTGGCTAGGCGTAGACAATGATACCTTTTATCATTCAGGATTGTTTGGCATTATCCCTATGGATTTTTATTATCCTGGGAAAGGAAAATCAGGTGATTTACCACCAAGGAATGGTTTTGCAGCGAAGTGGCATCCACCGTTGAGAGAATTGATGCCAGAAGTTGAATTGACGATTTTGGTTGGTCGCTATGCTCAGGACTTTTACCTTGGTAACAAGTCTTACAAAACCTTAACTGAAACAGTCCGTCACTTTTCGGATTACTTGCCAGACTATTTTCCACTTGTTCATCCTTCTCCAAGAAACCAATTATGGTTAGCTAAGAATCCCTGGTTTGAGCAGGACTTATTACCTATCTTGCAAAAACGTGTGGAGGCAATTCTAGCCAAATAAGCCTTGATTAACCTAGCGTTCCCATTTTAAGAAGGCTTGTGGTATAATGGGTAAATAACAAATGCTGATTGAAAGGATAAGGGAATTTATCTGTCAGATAATAACGGGTGCCCATAATATCAAGTGAGGTGGGTAGCCTTCCCCTAACAATTAACCTTATGTATATCGAGATGATTGACGAAACGGGACAAGTTTCTCAAGAGATTATGGAGCAAACAATTGATTTGCTCAATTTTGCTGCTCAAAAGACTGGTAAAGAAGAAAAGGAAATGTCTGTCACCTTCGTGACCAACGCCAGAAGTCATGAGCTAAATTTGGAGTATCGAGATACTGATCGTCCAACAGATGTGATTTCTCTTGAGTACAAGCCAGAGACACCTATCTTATTTAGTCAAGATGATTTGGCTGCTGACCCTAGTTTGGCTGAGATGATGGCAGAATTTGATGCTTATATTGGCGAACTGTTTATTTCTATTGACAAGGCGCGTGAGCAGGCTCAAGACTATGGCCACTCTTTTGAGCGTGAAATGGGATTCTTGGCTGTTCACGGTTTCTTACATATTAATGGGTATGATCATTACACCCCTGAAGACGAAAAAGAAATGTTTACCTTACAGGAAGAGATTTTGACTGCTTATGGCCTTACACGACAATAACACCACCAAACGGAAATGGAAAAACAGAACCATTACCTCAAGCTTGGAGTTTGCCTTGACAGGAGTCTTCACGGCTTTTAAAGAAGAACGCAATCTCAGGAGTCACCTGTTTTCAGCTTTTTTAGCTTGTGTTGCCGGTTTGGTGTTTAGTATTTCAGCCATCGAATGGCTCTTCTTGCTCCTAGCTATTTTTTTAGTTATTACTTTAGAAATTGTCAATTCTGCTATTGAGAACGTTGTTGATTTAGCTAGTGATTATCACTTTTCCATGTTGGCTAAAAACGCCAAGGACATGGCAGCAGGTGCTGTCTTGATGATTTCTGGTTATGCTGTCTTGACAGGACTTATTATTTTTATTCCTAAACTCTGGAATATTCTTGTTCATTAATTAAAGGAAAGGAATGGGCTATCCTGTGTGATGATACGATAGGATAGCGATAGAGGCAAAGTGCTTGACCACACTGGTCAGTTTAGCCTAGCTATCTATTGTTGATGCCCGTAATTA
Coding sequences within it:
- the ybeY gene encoding rRNA maturation RNase YbeY, whose product is MYIEMIDETGQVSQEIMEQTIDLLNFAAQKTGKEEKEMSVTFVTNARSHELNLEYRDTDRPTDVISLEYKPETPILFSQDDLAADPSLAEMMAEFDAYIGELFISIDKAREQAQDYGHSFEREMGFLAVHGFLHINGYDHYTPEDEKEMFTLQEEILTAYGLTRQ
- a CDS encoding diacylglycerol kinase family protein encodes the protein MALHDNNTTKRKWKNRTITSSLEFALTGVFTAFKEERNLRSHLFSAFLACVAGLVFSISAIEWLFLLLAIFLVITLEIVNSAIENVVDLASDYHFSMLAKNAKDMAAGAVLMISGYAVLTGLIIFIPKLWNILVH
- a CDS encoding uracil-DNA glycosylase family protein; translated protein: MDDLTTAIIADEDNCYYTERGIEPLYAAPKTARIIIVGQAPGIVAQETKLYWNDRSGIRLRDWLGVDNDTFYHSGLFGIIPMDFYYPGKGKSGDLPPRNGFAAKWHPPLRELMPEVELTILVGRYAQDFYLGNKSYKTLTETVRHFSDYLPDYFPLVHPSPRNQLWLAKNPWFEQDLLPILQKRVEAILAK
- the msrA gene encoding peptide-methionine (S)-S-oxide reductase MsrA is translated as MERAIFAGGCFWCMVQPFEEQAGILSVRSGYTGGHLPNPSYEQVCTKTTGHTEAVEIIFDPEEISYEELVELYWAQTDPTDAFGQFEDRGDNYRPVIYYTTEKQKEIAEQSKANLQASGRFDQPIVTTIEPAEPFYLAEDYHQGFYKKNPQRYAQSSAIRHQFLEENWS
- the cvfB gene encoding RNA-binding virulence regulatory protein CvfB codes for the protein MNDLLATVITGLIREENANDYFIQKEGLTFALSKGEGERQIGDMVTGFVYKDMKQKARLTTKEISSTRTSYGWGEVTEVRRDLGVFVDTGIPNKEIVVSLDVLPEMKELWPKKGDKLYIRLEVDKKDRIWGIPAEPEVFQKMASPAYNNMQNQHWPAIVYRLKLTGTFVYLPENNMLGFIHPSERYAEPRLGQVLDARVIGFREVDRTLNLSLKPRSFEMLENDAQMILTYLESNGGFMTLNDKSSPEDIKATFGISKGQFKKALGGLMKAKRIKQDATGTELIG
- a CDS encoding LysM peptidoglycan-binding domain-containing protein — protein: MIINKKSLFVTTVALSLVPFATTEAQEWTPRSVAEIKSELILTDNVLTYTVKYGDTLSTIAEAMNIDVNVLGRINNIANIDLIFPDTILTATYNYQKQATTLTVQAPSSQAYLGDANANLATDQVTVQDQTTGATASVTAPSAMTGAVAATPVVPTVPSAPAAPTVVAPAAEAPAPVPTEVIAEAPVAPAVPEAQPAEVVAEPVTEEPTVVTNPKVTVEEKVPATPETVVEPVTPVVPVEETPAAEVAAPAEPVADPTTIATSNGLSYAPNHAYNPMNAGLQPKTAAFKEEVASAYGITSFSGYRPGDPGDHGKGLAIDFMVPESSTLGDQVAQHAINNMASRDISYVIWKQQFYAPFNSIYGPANTWNPMPDRGSVTENHYDHVHVSFNG
- a CDS encoding YozE family protein, coding for MRKSFYSWLMTQRNPKSNEPLAILADLVFDDTTFPKHTNDFETISRYLEDQAGFSFNLGEFDHIWEVYLAH
- a CDS encoding PhoH family protein, which encodes MQEYSVDITLTHPDDVLALFGSNERHLKLIEDHLGVIIHARTERIQIISDDEEAVALAQLTIQALLILVARGMVVNTSDVVTALSMAESDKIDQFVALYEEEIIKDNYGKPIRVKTLGQKAYVDSVKRHDVVFGIGPAGTGKTFLAVTLAVTALKRGQVKRIILTRPAVEAGESLGFLPGDLKEKVDPYLRPVYDALYQILGKEQTTRLMEREVIEIAPLAYMRGRTLDDAFVILDEAQNTTIMQMKMFLTRLGFNSKMIVNGDTSQIDLPRNVKSGLIDATQKLQSIKQIDFVYFSAKDVVRHPVVADIIKAYETSSEETKDLAEPKANNIDDDHQSGLTQYPVIGQNTNDN
- a CDS encoding oleate hydratase codes for the protein MYYTSGNYEAFATPRKPEGVDQKSAYIVGTGLAGLAAAVFLIRDGHMAGERIHLFEELPLAGGSLDGIEKPHLGFVTRGGREMENHFECMWDMYRSIPSLEIPGASYLDEFYWLDKDDPNSSNCRLIHKRGNRVDDDGQYTLGKQSKELINLIMKTEESLGDQTIEEFFSEDFFKSNFWIYWATMFAFEKWHSAVEMRRYAMRFIHHIDGLPDFTSLKFNKYNQYDSMVKPIIAYLESHGVDIQFDTKVTDIQVEQTAGKKVAKTIHMTVAGEAKTVPLTQNDLVFVTNGSITESTTYGSHQEVAKPTKALGGSWNLWENLAAQSNDFGHPKVFYKDLPAESWFVSATATIKHPAIEPYIERLTHRDLHDGKVNTGGIITITDSNWMMSFAIHRQPHFKEQKDNETTVWIYGLYSNIEGDYIHKKIEDCTGQEITEEWLYHLGVPVDKIKDLASQDYINTVPVYMPYITSYFMPRVKGDRPKVIPDGSVNLAFIGNFAESPSRDTVFTTEYSIRTAMEAVYSLLNVERGVPEVFNSAYDIRELLKAFYYLNDKKAIKDMDLPIPGLIEKIGRKKLKGTFIEELLQEAHLM
- the frr gene encoding ribosome recycling factor, with protein sequence MANAIIETAKERFAQSHHSLSREYASIRAGRANASLLDRIQVDYYGAPTPLNQLASITVPEARVLLISPFDKSSIKDIERALNASDLGITPANDGSVIRLVIPALTEETRKELAKEVKKVGENAKISIRNIRRDAMDDAKKQEKAKEITEDELKTLEKDIQKATDDAIKEIDRMTAEKEKELLSV